GACAAGGGTCCCGACAATACCTTGTTCGCGTTTCCCATCGTCGCGATTTTAGAAACGTTGATCTTGTTAGGCGTCAGCGTCGTGTTGATGGCGATTTCGCTGTTCAAAAACGCGCCGCTCGAAGAATTGGCAAACCCGCTCGTCACGACCGACCCGGCGAAAGCGCCGTGGTATTTTATGGGTTTACAAGAATTGCTCGAGCACATGCACCCCACCGTTGCCGGCGTGCTCATCCCGACCATCGCCGTGCTGTTCTTGATCGCGATTCCGTACCTCGACAATCAACGCGCCGGCGCGGGGACATGGTTCGGGGATGCTCGTGCAAAACGCATCGTGCTGTTCACCGCGCTTTACGCGCTCGTGATCATGCCGATCTATGTCCTGGTGGATAACGCGTTTCCGTTGCGCGAATTGTTGCGCGACGCGCTGCCGGCAGAGGTCGCGCAAGCGATTCTGCCGTTTCTGATCATGTTCGTGCTCTCAGCGATCCCGGCGGTCGTCGTGTGGCGGACTCAACGCGGCGGCGGCGACGCGCGCGAGTTGTTGCTCGCGTTATTTACGATGCTCTTTATCACGGCGGTCGTGTTGACGATTACCGGCTTTTTGTTCCGCGGACCTGGCTTCAAGTTGTACCTGCCGTGGGATATGCCGGGCGGTTACGATCCGCTGAACAATTTCTGAGAGCAGAATAGAATCCAGGTTTCTCGAAGAAACCTGGATTCTGGCGAAGGTATTTGGGGTAAACAAGGAAACAACCAAACTCGTCTCTCTGTCTGCACGTTTCCTAGTCTATTTAATGAGGGGATACCCACGATGACTGTGAATGTGACACATCCGAAAAAATCTGGGATCAATCGTCGTCAATTCTTAGGAATTGCCTGGGCTGGTTCGCTCGCGTTGTTGGGCGGGCAAATGATCGCCGCGCTGCTCCGTTTCGTGCAACCAGTGAGCACGAGTGGTTTTGGCGGCGTCGTGCGCGCGGGCAAGGTTGCCGAGTTCGCACCCGGCAGTGTCAATCTGATCAAAGCCGGGCGCTTTTTCCTGTATCGTTTGGAGAACGCAAGTTTCCTCGCGATGTGGCAAAAATGCACGCACCTGGGTTGCAGTGTGCCCTGGATTGAGGACGAAAAACAATTTCATTGCCCGTGTCATGGGTCCATCTTTGACAAGACCGGGCAAGTGACCGGTGGTCCCGCGCCGCGTCCGCTCGATATTTTTCCGGTGACGATCAAGGACGGCGAAGTGTATGTGGATACCGGCAACCCAGTCCAGCGCGCCAAGTTTGACCCGAGTCAGACGACGAAAGCGTGAACGAACGTGTCATTGCGAGCCGCGTAGCGGCGAAGCAACCCTCAACCCCATCCTAGCCCTCCCCTTCGTAAGGGGAGGGTTGGGAGGGGGTAGATTGCTTCGTCAGCAAAAACCGCCTCCTCGCAATGACAGTGGCTGAACAAGGACATCAACTATGCAAAATGAAAATTACGAACGATACATGTGGATTGGCTTGGGGCTAACAGTCTTGCTCATCATCGCGCTGGGATTCGCGTGGTTGACCGAGCCAGACCGGATTGCCGCCGCCGGCAAAGCGTTGAACAAGATCAGTTTGACGCGCGGACGCGAATTGTACGTGGACAACTGCACGTCGTGCCACGGCACGCGCGGCGAAGGCGGGGTTGGTCCCGCGCTCAACAACAAAGCGCTGTTAGCGAACGCGTCCGACGAAGTGCTCGTCGAAACGATTCGCGCCGGGCGTCCGAACACGACGATGCCCGCGTGGGCGCAAGCGAACGGTGGTCCGTTCACCGACGAAGACGTTCGTTACGTCGTCTCGTTTCTGCGCGCCTGGGAACCCAACGCGCCAGTGATTGCGACCGATTTCAAACCGAGCGCCTCGCGCGGTGCGACCTTGTTCGCGAGCACCTGCTCGCTCTGTCATGGCGAAGAAGGCAAAGGCGCGACCGCGCTCGCGTTGAACAACTCCACGCGTCTCAAGAGTCTTAACGACACCTGGTATCGCCAGACGATTGCGAATGGTCGCCCGGCGAAAGGGATGCCGACCTGGGGCACTGTGCTCTCGCCCAATCAAATCGAAGACCTCGTCGCGTTGTTCGGCGCATGGCGCACCGGCGAACGCGTATTGCCTGACACGACCGTCGCCGATTTGCTTGAATCGGCGTTGTACTCGCTCGATCAGCGCGACGCGCCGGATGCGCTCTTTTATTTGAAACGCGCCAAGTCGGGAGCGTTCGGTCCGGCGCTCGCCAAATTCGATCCGCTCATCGCGCTCATCGAAAAAAATCCGGATCAGGCGCTCAAAGACTTGAAGACACTACGCGACGAGTGGCCCATCGGCAACGCGACCAAAGGCAAAAAAGTGTACAACGACGCGTGCGCCGGGTGTCACGGTTCGGAGGGACAAGGCGGCGTGGGACGCAAACTCAAGCCGAACGAGTTCATGCAAAAAAGCACGAACGCCGAAGTGCTGATGCTTGCGTTGAACGGACGCCAAGGCACGGCGATGCGGAGTTTTGAAGGCAAACTGACCGAGGAACAGCTGGCGGACGCCATCGCGTTCTTGCGGACTTGGCAAAAATAATTTTCGGATCGTCGGTGTGAAAACGTGTAGAGACGTTCGCAAAGCGTGCAACGTCTCTACACGCGTTTAACGAGGATATTTTGGATCAATCGAAAGATGTTTTGCCGGGCGCGGATCCAACCAAGGATTGCGCGCCGGTGGTCGTCGAAGAGGCGGAAGAGACCGCGCCAGAATTGAGCGTGGTGGTGTCCGCTGAGACGGCGGAGCAACCCATCTGGATGCCGCGCCGCCACGCGATACTGCGCTGGCTCGAACGCGCGATGTTGTGGATCGAAGCGCCGGTGACGCGTTGGGTCGGCGCGCCGCAGATGAATCCGTTTTATTACACCGGTCCCATCGCGGTGTTTTTGTTCGGCGTGATTTCTCTCACCGGCTTGTTCCTCGTTATGTTTTTCCAGGTCGGGTTCGATTCGTCGTACGTGTTCATCGCGCGCGTCGAAAGTCAGCCGCTCGCGCGCGTCGTGCGCGCGGCGCATCGTTACGCGTCCGACGCGTTGATCGTCGTCGCGCTCATTCACGCGTGGCGTCTGTTCGTGATGAATCGCTGGCGCGGAGCGCGGTGGCTCGCGTGGGCATCGGGTATCGCGATGCTGTTGCCGATCTGGCTGGCTGGTGTCACCGGTTATCAACTCGTCTGGGATGAACGCGCACTCGCGATCACGATCGCGTTCGACAAGATGTTGCAACGCGGATCGTACTCGGTGATGAATTTGCTCGCGGTCAATCAAAAAGGCAACAGTTGGATTTTTGTGATGATCGTACTGGTGGCTCACCTCGCGCTATCGGTGTTGATCGGCGTCGCGGTGTGGACGCACCTCGCGCGACTCAATCGTCCCAAATGGATTGCGAGCCGGTACTGGATGGTCGGCGCGACGATTGTTATCCTGGTTGTCTCTGTTCTCGTGCCGGTTGGCATGTTGCCCAAAGCCGATTTGAATCGCGCGCCCGACGCATTTCCGATTGATTTGCTCTATCTGTTCTACCTTCCCGGCGCGTTCAGCGCGACGTTCAACTCACCCTGGTTGTGGCTCGGCTCGCTCGCGTTGCTCGGCGGGCTGGCGCTCTTGCCCTGGCTCTTGCCGCGCGAAGAAACATCGCCGCGTGTCGTGATTGACAAGGCGCGTTGCACGGGGTGTACCAAGTGCGCGCTCGATTGTCCGTACCGCGCGATCACGATGACGCCGCGCACGGACGGCAAGCCGCATAAATTTATTGCGATCGAAAATCCCGACCTGTGCGTTTCGTGCGGCATTTGCATTGGCTCGTGCGATGTGCGCGCAGTGTCGCTGGGTGCAGGCACGGTGGACCCGTTGTGGCAGACTGTGTTGGCGCGCGTCGCACGCGCCCAGGTGCAGAACGACGATCTGCGCGTGGTGGTGACGTGCGAACGACACACCGCGCACGCCGATGTGACGCGCGCGCACGCGACGGTCATCGCGTTGCCGTGTGTCGCCGCGGCGAGTCCCGATTTGATCGGACGCATCCTCGCTGCGGGCGCGCGCGAGGTGCGCGTGATCGGTTGTCCGCCGGACGATTGCGCGAATCGCGAAGGCAATACCTGGGAAGAGGCGCGCTTGACGGGTGCGCGCTTGCCGCGTTTGCGAAACGAGTACGTCGGCAAGCCGATTCTGCGTCGCTGGCTTGCGCCGGGTGAATTCGCGCGCGGCATCGCGAACGGCGAAGCGGACGCGTCGCTCACGCGCAAAATGACGCGGCGAAATTATATCGTCGGGTTTGGTTTGCTCATCCTCGTCTTGCTCGCGCAGATTTGGTTGACGAATGTGATGTTCCAACCCTGGTAGGGGCGAGGCATTTGCAAAATGCAATTCGAACGCGTAGTGACTAACTAATGGCAAGTCAACTCGCTCATCGCTGCATGTGGCGCAAATGCCTCGCCCTTACGAAACCATCCTCCCCATCGCCTGGATGCGTTTGCGGCTTGCCGCGTCTTGTGGTATGATAGCGCCGAATGTTTGGCAGAGAAAGGTGGGAATGCGTCGAATCTGCGTTATCGGTACGGGCTATGTCGGCTTGGTGACTGGCGCGTGTTTTGCCGACCTGGGCAATCAAGTCATCTGTCTCGATATTGCCGAAGAAAAAATCGCCAAGCTCCAACGCGGCGAGATGCCAATCTACGAGCCAGGTCTGGAAGAAGTCGTCGCGCGCAATGTCGCAGCAAAGCGTTTGCGCTTTACCACAAGTTACCCCGAAGCGATTCTCGGCGCGGATTTTATTTTCGTCGCGGTCAACACCCCACCCAGTCCGGACGGCGAAGCCGACTTGCAGTACGTCCGCATGGCGGCGGAGAGCATCGCCGACGTGTTGGCGAATTACGCGATCCTCATCAACAAGAGCACCGTGCCCGTTGGCACCGGCGATGCCGTCGCGGAGATTTTGCAGGAACGCGGCAAAACACCGGGCGTGGATTTCGATATTGTTTCCAATCCGGAATTTCTGGCGGAAGGCACGGCGGTCCACGATTTCCAACAACCTGACCGTGTGGTGCTCGGCGGCACGAATCGCGAAGCGGTGGACAAGGTCGCGCAACTCTATTTGCCGTTGCGTTGCACGATCATGACGACCGATCTGCGCACCGCCGAAATGATCAAGTACGCCTCGAACGCGTTCCTCGCGACGCGCATTTCGTTCATCAACGAGATCGCGACGATTTGCGAAAAAATGGGTGCGGATGTAAAAGAAGTGGCGGCGGGCATGGGGATGGATCGGCGCATCGGGCGCGCGTTTCTCGACGCCGGCGTGGGTTACGGTGGTTCATGCTTTCCCAAAGACGTCAAGGCGCTCACCTGGATGGCAGAGGTCAACGGATGTCACCCGCAGTTGTTGCGTTCGGTGATGGACATCAATCGCGATATGCGCCGGCAGGTGCTCGCGAAACTGCGCGAACAACTCGGCGCGTTGCGCGGCAAGACGATCACCGTGTGGGGGCTAGCGTTCAAGCCGAACACGGACGATGTGCGCGAAGCGCCCGCGCTCGACATTATCCATTACCTGCAGAACGAAGGCGCGAACGTACGCGCCTACGATCCGGTCGCGATGCCGAACGCGAAATGCGTGCTCAAGAATGTGACGTTCTGCGAGGACGCGTACGCCGCGGCGGAAAGTGCCGAAGCGTTGGTGTTGGTGACGCATTGGAACGAGTTCAAGCAAATGGATTGGCAACGCGTCGTCGCTTCGATGAAACGTCCCGTATTCATTGATGGTCGCAACATTTACGAGCCGGCGCATATGCGCGCGTTGGGATTCGAGTATCGCGGCATCGGGCGCGGCTACGAGGCATAGAGCGGGCACATGAATTCGCGAACTATTCTGCCGTACTATTCGGTGGGCGAGGAAATCGCCAACAGCATTACGCACGGATTAGGCATCGTCCTCTCCATCGCCGGCTTGGCGATCCTGACCGCGTTTGCGAGCGTGTTTGGAAGTGTGTGGCACATTGTCGGGTGCAGTATTTACGGCGCGATGCAGATCGTTTTGTACACGGCGTCTACCTTGTATCACAGCATTCCGCTGCCGCGCGCCAAAGCCGTTTTGCGCGTGATTGATCATTCCGCGATTTTTTTGCTGATCGCCGGCACGTACACACCGTTCGCGTTGGTCAACCTGCGCGGACCCTGGGGCTGGTCGTTGCTGGTCGCGGTGTGGACGCTGGCGATTGGCGGGATCGTCGCGCAAAGTTGTTTGATGCGCCAGAAAGCGTTCTTGACGGTTGGTTTGTACGTGGCGATGGGGTGGTTGGCAGTCGTGGGAATTCAGCCGCTGGTCGAATCAGTCTCGTTGGGTGGATTGGTGTTGCTGTTTGCCGGGGGATTAGTTTACACGCTGGGTTGTGTTTTCTATGTGTGGCGACGTTTGCGCTATCACCACGCGGTCTGGCACCTGTTTGTGCTCGCGGGTAGCGTTCTACATTTCTTTGCCGTATTGTTCTATGTGATTCCGCTTGCCGCGTAAATCGTTTATCGGACGAAATTGATGTTGACGACCGGGATTGATCTGATCGAAGTAAATCGCATCCAAGATTCCATCGCGCGGTATGGAGAGCGATTTCTTACGCGCGTATTCACCGCGAGCGAGTTGGCGTACTGCGCGGGACGCCCACCTCAACTCGCGGCGCGCTTTGCCGCGAAAGAGGCAGTGAGCAAAGCGTTAGGCGTCGGCATCCAACATCCTGATGGCGTCGCGTGGCGCGAAATTGAAATCGTATCCGGCGCACGCGGTCAGCCGTCAGTCGAATTGACGGGGCGCGCGGCTCAACGCGCGACGGAGCTTGGAGTTCAGCATTTTGCGGTCAGTTTG
The nucleotide sequence above comes from Chloroflexota bacterium. Encoded proteins:
- a CDS encoding ubiquinol-cytochrome c reductase iron-sulfur subunit, which gives rise to MTVNVTHPKKSGINRRQFLGIAWAGSLALLGGQMIAALLRFVQPVSTSGFGGVVRAGKVAEFAPGSVNLIKAGRFFLYRLENASFLAMWQKCTHLGCSVPWIEDEKQFHCPCHGSIFDKTGQVTGGPAPRPLDIFPVTIKDGEVYVDTGNPVQRAKFDPSQTTKA
- a CDS encoding c-type cytochrome, which translates into the protein MQNENYERYMWIGLGLTVLLIIALGFAWLTEPDRIAAAGKALNKISLTRGRELYVDNCTSCHGTRGEGGVGPALNNKALLANASDEVLVETIRAGRPNTTMPAWAQANGGPFTDEDVRYVVSFLRAWEPNAPVIATDFKPSASRGATLFASTCSLCHGEEGKGATALALNNSTRLKSLNDTWYRQTIANGRPAKGMPTWGTVLSPNQIEDLVALFGAWRTGERVLPDTTVADLLESALYSLDQRDAPDALFYLKRAKSGAFGPALAKFDPLIALIEKNPDQALKDLKTLRDEWPIGNATKGKKVYNDACAGCHGSEGQGGVGRKLKPNEFMQKSTNAEVLMLALNGRQGTAMRSFEGKLTEEQLADAIAFLRTWQK
- a CDS encoding cytochrome b N-terminal domain-containing protein, whose translation is MDQSKDVLPGADPTKDCAPVVVEEAEETAPELSVVVSAETAEQPIWMPRRHAILRWLERAMLWIEAPVTRWVGAPQMNPFYYTGPIAVFLFGVISLTGLFLVMFFQVGFDSSYVFIARVESQPLARVVRAAHRYASDALIVVALIHAWRLFVMNRWRGARWLAWASGIAMLLPIWLAGVTGYQLVWDERALAITIAFDKMLQRGSYSVMNLLAVNQKGNSWIFVMIVLVAHLALSVLIGVAVWTHLARLNRPKWIASRYWMVGATIVILVVSVLVPVGMLPKADLNRAPDAFPIDLLYLFYLPGAFSATFNSPWLWLGSLALLGGLALLPWLLPREETSPRVVIDKARCTGCTKCALDCPYRAITMTPRTDGKPHKFIAIENPDLCVSCGICIGSCDVRAVSLGAGTVDPLWQTVLARVARAQVQNDDLRVVVTCERHTAHADVTRAHATVIALPCVAAASPDLIGRILAAGAREVRVIGCPPDDCANREGNTWEEARLTGARLPRLRNEYVGKPILRRWLAPGEFARGIANGEADASLTRKMTRRNYIVGFGLLILVLLAQIWLTNVMFQPW
- a CDS encoding UDP-glucose/GDP-mannose dehydrogenase family protein gives rise to the protein MRRICVIGTGYVGLVTGACFADLGNQVICLDIAEEKIAKLQRGEMPIYEPGLEEVVARNVAAKRLRFTTSYPEAILGADFIFVAVNTPPSPDGEADLQYVRMAAESIADVLANYAILINKSTVPVGTGDAVAEILQERGKTPGVDFDIVSNPEFLAEGTAVHDFQQPDRVVLGGTNREAVDKVAQLYLPLRCTIMTTDLRTAEMIKYASNAFLATRISFINEIATICEKMGADVKEVAAGMGMDRRIGRAFLDAGVGYGGSCFPKDVKALTWMAEVNGCHPQLLRSVMDINRDMRRQVLAKLREQLGALRGKTITVWGLAFKPNTDDVREAPALDIIHYLQNEGANVRAYDPVAMPNAKCVLKNVTFCEDAYAAAESAEALVLVTHWNEFKQMDWQRVVASMKRPVFIDGRNIYEPAHMRALGFEYRGIGRGYEA
- a CDS encoding hemolysin III family protein, which encodes MNSRTILPYYSVGEEIANSITHGLGIVLSIAGLAILTAFASVFGSVWHIVGCSIYGAMQIVLYTASTLYHSIPLPRAKAVLRVIDHSAIFLLIAGTYTPFALVNLRGPWGWSLLVAVWTLAIGGIVAQSCLMRQKAFLTVGLYVAMGWLAVVGIQPLVESVSLGGLVLLFAGGLVYTLGCVFYVWRRLRYHHAVWHLFVLAGSVLHFFAVLFYVIPLAA
- the acpS gene encoding holo-ACP synthase, producing MLTTGIDLIEVNRIQDSIARYGERFLTRVFTASELAYCAGRPPQLAARFAAKEAVSKALGVGIQHPDGVAWREIEIVSGARGQPSVELTGRAAQRATELGVQHFAVSLSHTREHAIAMIVAQ